One part of the Flavobacterium johnsoniae UW101 genome encodes these proteins:
- a CDS encoding polymer-forming cytoskeletal protein — protein sequence MIFNLELRNLDIQKITSNNTNKMQTSNFKLTTIAEIKTKYPFLTEDEKFDYFDEWEDEDFFLTAEENANFEGNFYLDLYEDKEKKWLAKLLNLPAKNIEEIRIEGIFINGNFYVSGSIINAEGDYGPYVFINGNVNCQSLLLGGANVEIKENVTAKEVVMTYYNHGNFNCSGSINSPVFIVTDHNTAFAERKNDLFYYNDRDEIDPKNECEYDDETDEEIISNELRKLLDNPLIETFEELERDLARGELVLKQNNPPAKTYEYWRERVLANYRDLKLVPKQFKTEELCNLALNITFHALPFVDQDLITSELCEKLVSKDGFAIQVIPDEFITEALCFKAAENGTMLRLIPEDYYSEELILLVFKNGKHQPDINDVPSQFITENLLVEYVKIGKGLWLDKACKATGIDKLQVLKQVIDSGIQYLDNIFGNHFSKETVEYAFSVYKNDEEWNKYVQKYKQKFERLEK from the coding sequence TTGATTTTCAATTTAGAATTACGTAATCTTGATATTCAAAAAATCACTTCGAACAATACCAATAAAATGCAGACTTCCAATTTCAAATTAACAACAATTGCCGAAATCAAAACCAAATATCCTTTTTTAACTGAGGATGAAAAGTTTGATTATTTTGATGAATGGGAAGACGAAGATTTTTTTCTAACGGCAGAAGAAAATGCCAATTTTGAAGGAAATTTTTATTTAGACCTTTATGAAGATAAAGAGAAAAAATGGCTGGCTAAATTGCTAAATCTTCCGGCTAAAAATATTGAAGAAATAAGAATTGAAGGCATTTTTATAAATGGAAATTTCTATGTAAGCGGTTCAATTATTAATGCCGAAGGCGATTATGGACCGTATGTTTTTATAAACGGAAATGTAAACTGCCAAAGTCTTTTACTTGGCGGTGCCAATGTTGAAATAAAAGAAAACGTTACAGCAAAAGAAGTAGTGATGACGTATTACAATCATGGAAATTTCAATTGTTCGGGTTCTATAAATTCTCCGGTTTTTATTGTTACAGATCACAATACGGCATTTGCAGAAAGAAAAAATGATTTGTTTTATTATAATGACAGAGATGAAATTGATCCGAAAAATGAATGTGAATATGATGATGAAACCGACGAAGAAATTATTTCAAACGAACTTAGAAAATTACTCGATAATCCGTTAATTGAAACTTTTGAAGAATTAGAACGAGATCTGGCAAGAGGCGAATTGGTTTTAAAACAAAATAATCCGCCAGCTAAAACTTACGAATATTGGCGTGAGCGTGTTTTGGCAAATTATAGGGATCTTAAACTAGTTCCGAAGCAATTTAAAACCGAAGAACTCTGCAATTTGGCATTAAATATTACATTTCATGCTTTGCCGTTTGTCGATCAGGATTTAATAACTTCTGAACTCTGCGAAAAATTAGTAAGCAAAGATGGTTTTGCGATTCAGGTAATTCCTGATGAATTTATAACGGAAGCACTTTGTTTTAAAGCAGCAGAAAACGGTACAATGTTGAGATTGATTCCAGAAGATTATTATTCGGAAGAATTGATTTTGTTAGTTTTTAAAAACGGAAAACATCAACCTGATATCAACGATGTTCCTTCTCAATTTATAACAGAAAATCTTCTTGTAGAATATGTGAAAATTGGAAAAGGATTATGGCTGGATAAAGCCTGTAAAGCAACTGGAATTGATAAGTTGCAGGTTTTAAAACAAGTAATCGATTCAGGAATTCAATATTTAGATAATATTTTTGGAAATCATTTTAGTAAAGAAACCGTTGAATATGCTTTTTCTGTTTATAAAAATGATGAGGAGTGGAATAAATATGTTCAAAAATACAAACAGAAATTTGAACGACTTGAGAAATGA
- a CDS encoding helix-turn-helix domain-containing protein: protein MSTVKPKHIGRNISRIRELRDMKQEALAIAIGTNQQSISIIEGSESVDEEKLKKIAEALGVSAETIKNFSEDAVFNIIGNTIEIENNTGSSVISYGCTFNPLDKLIESIEKNEKLYERLIQIEREKAAYLEKLLDKK, encoded by the coding sequence ATGAGCACAGTAAAACCAAAACATATCGGCAGAAACATTAGCCGAATTAGAGAACTGAGAGATATGAAGCAGGAAGCACTTGCTATTGCAATTGGTACAAACCAACAATCTATCTCTATTATTGAAGGAAGCGAAAGTGTTGATGAAGAGAAACTAAAGAAAATTGCGGAAGCTTTGGGAGTTTCAGCAGAAACTATTAAAAATTTTTCTGAAGATGCTGTTTTTAATATTATTGGAAATACTATTGAAATAGAAAATAATACTGGTTCTTCAGTAATAAGTTATGGATGCACTTTTAATCCTTTAGATAAACTTATTGAATCTATTGAAAAGAATGAAAAACTTTATGAAAGATTAATTCAAATAGAAAGAGAGAAAGCTGCTTATTTGGAGAAGTTACTTGATAAGAAATAG
- a CDS encoding aminopeptidase P family protein, translating to MKYHQINSALFVKNRRKFMAEMKPNSVAVFNSNDIYPISADSTLPFAQHRDIFYLSGVDQEESVLLLFPDAPYEHQREILFLRETNDHIAVWEGEKLTKERAFQVSGIRTVYWLQDFHKILNEMMTYADTMYINTNEHYRATVETETREARFVKWWKERYPAHNVAKSNPILQRLRSVKESEEIDLIQHACDITEKGFRRLLGFVKPNVTEYEVEAELAHEFIRNRSKGFAYTPIIASGNNANVLHYIENNQQCKEGDLLLLDVAAEYANYSSDMTRTIPVSGRFTERQKAVYNAVLRVKNEATKMLTPGTLWKQYHIEVGKIMTSELLGLGLLDKADVQNENPEWPAYKKYFMHGTSHHMGLDTHDYGLLHEPMKPNMVFTVEPGIYIPAEKFGIRLEDNVVVQEKGEPFNLMRNIPVEADEIETLMNE from the coding sequence ATGAAATATCATCAAATAAACAGCGCTCTTTTTGTAAAAAACCGCAGAAAGTTCATGGCTGAAATGAAACCTAATTCTGTTGCAGTATTCAACTCAAATGACATTTACCCAATTAGTGCCGACAGTACTTTACCATTTGCACAGCACAGAGATATTTTCTATCTGAGCGGTGTAGATCAGGAAGAAAGTGTTTTGCTTTTGTTTCCGGATGCGCCTTATGAGCATCAAAGAGAAATTCTTTTTTTGAGAGAAACCAACGATCATATTGCTGTTTGGGAAGGTGAAAAACTGACTAAAGAACGTGCTTTTCAGGTTTCTGGAATTAGAACCGTTTATTGGTTACAGGATTTTCATAAAATTTTGAACGAAATGATGACGTATGCCGATACGATGTACATCAATACAAACGAACATTACCGCGCAACTGTTGAAACAGAAACCCGCGAAGCTCGTTTTGTAAAATGGTGGAAAGAACGTTATCCAGCACACAATGTTGCAAAAAGCAACCCAATTTTACAAAGACTTCGTTCTGTAAAAGAAAGCGAAGAAATCGATTTGATTCAGCACGCTTGTGATATTACAGAAAAAGGTTTCCGCAGATTATTAGGATTCGTAAAACCAAATGTTACCGAATATGAAGTTGAAGCTGAATTAGCACACGAATTCATTCGTAACCGTTCTAAAGGTTTTGCATATACACCAATTATCGCTTCTGGAAACAATGCTAATGTTTTACATTATATCGAAAACAACCAGCAATGTAAAGAAGGTGATTTGTTATTATTAGACGTTGCTGCAGAATATGCAAACTATTCAAGCGATATGACGAGAACAATTCCGGTTTCGGGACGTTTTACAGAACGTCAAAAAGCGGTTTATAATGCTGTTTTGAGAGTTAAAAACGAAGCTACTAAAATGCTTACGCCAGGAACGCTTTGGAAACAATATCATATTGAAGTGGGTAAAATCATGACTTCTGAATTGCTTGGTTTAGGTTTACTAGACAAAGCCGATGTTCAGAACGAAAATCCAGAATGGCCTGCTTACAAAAAATATTTCATGCACGGAACTTCTCACCACATGGGACTTGACACGCACGATTACGGATTGCTTCATGAACCAATGAAACCAAATATGGTTTTTACAGTTGAACCGGGAATTTATATTCCGGCAGAAAAATTCGGAATTCGTTTAGAAGATAATGTTGTGGTTCAGGAAAAAGGAGAACCTTTCAACTTGATGCGCAACATTCCTGTTGAAGCTGACGAGATTGAAACATTGATGAATGAATAA
- a CDS encoding alpha/beta fold hydrolase, with translation MNNSLMKKIFLFGFLLFLANIYAQTEGYAVNNDGSKTYYKTFGKGEPLLIINGGPGMNSNGFEDMAKTLGENQQTIIYDQRGTGKSKLSKLDAKTISMRLMIDDIESLRKHLKIKKWNILGHSFGGMLGSYYATIYPNSINKLILSSSGGVDLSLLKGPNLIESNLSKVEIDSMNYWNDKIEKGDTSHKARLGRGRAMAPAYVYDQKFIPIIAERLTQGNSTINGLLWSDMQKMNFDYKSKLKNFKNPVLIIQGKEDIISNEIGELAHKTFPNSKLILLEHSKHYGWLDAREKYFNDINSFLK, from the coding sequence ATGAATAATTCACTGATGAAAAAGATTTTTCTCTTTGGCTTTTTATTGTTTCTGGCAAATATTTACGCGCAAACCGAAGGTTATGCCGTAAATAACGACGGAAGCAAAACATATTACAAAACATTCGGAAAAGGCGAACCGCTTTTAATTATAAACGGCGGCCCGGGAATGAACAGTAATGGTTTTGAAGATATGGCAAAAACTTTGGGCGAAAATCAGCAAACAATTATTTATGACCAAAGAGGAACCGGAAAATCGAAACTTTCAAAATTAGACGCTAAGACAATTTCTATGCGTTTAATGATTGATGATATTGAATCATTGAGAAAACATCTTAAAATCAAAAAATGGAATATTCTCGGACATTCTTTTGGAGGAATGTTGGGTTCATATTACGCAACTATTTATCCCAACAGTATCAACAAGTTGATTTTATCTTCTTCTGGAGGTGTAGATTTATCTTTATTGAAAGGCCCGAATTTAATCGAATCGAATCTTTCGAAAGTTGAAATAGATTCTATGAATTACTGGAATGATAAAATCGAAAAAGGCGATACATCTCACAAAGCAAGACTCGGACGCGGTCGTGCCATGGCTCCGGCTTATGTCTACGATCAAAAATTTATTCCGATTATTGCCGAAAGATTAACTCAGGGAAATTCGACAATCAATGGTTTGTTATGGTCGGACATGCAGAAAATGAATTTTGACTATAAATCTAAACTGAAGAATTTCAAAAATCCTGTTTTAATTATTCAGGGAAAAGAAGATATTATCAGCAATGAAATTGGAGAATTGGCACATAAGACTTTTCCAAATTCGAAATTGATTTTATTAGAACATTCCAAACATTACGGATGGCTTGATGCCAGAGAAAAGTATTTCAACGATATTAATTCATTTTTAAAATAA
- a CDS encoding ferritin — MKDLLRTRTSLVEGVENILNLQAKLESDASNKYLAMAAWLDRNGYANTASYLYKQAEEEREHFLKVFKYITDMGGIAVTPSIPEVQQEFASLREVFEIALQNEIAVTQAINKVIAKCRAENDYATEDFMMWYVAEQREEEKNARRALELFELIDENEAAGKFQLDVQIAKIG, encoded by the coding sequence ATGAAAGATTTACTAAGAACACGTACTTCATTAGTTGAAGGTGTAGAAAATATATTAAACTTACAGGCAAAATTAGAAAGTGACGCATCTAACAAATATTTAGCTATGGCTGCATGGCTGGATAGAAACGGTTATGCAAATACAGCATCTTATTTGTATAAGCAGGCCGAAGAAGAAAGAGAGCATTTTCTAAAAGTTTTCAAATATATTACAGATATGGGAGGGATTGCCGTTACGCCATCTATTCCAGAAGTGCAGCAAGAATTTGCTTCTTTGAGAGAAGTATTTGAAATTGCTTTACAAAATGAAATTGCTGTTACTCAGGCAATCAATAAAGTAATCGCAAAATGTAGAGCTGAGAATGACTACGCTACAGAAGATTTTATGATGTGGTATGTTGCTGAGCAAAGAGAAGAAGAGAAAAACGCAAGAAGGGCTTTAGAGCTTTTTGAGTTAATCGATGAAAATGAAGCTGCTGGCAAATTCCAATTAGATGTGCAAATAGCAAAAATCGGATAA
- a CDS encoding TIGR00266 family protein, whose protein sequence is MQAHEIDYQIFGEEMQYVEIELDPQEIVIAEAGSFMMMENNIQMETIFGDGSQQQGSGLFGKLLSAGKRVLTGESLFMTAFLNQGNTKSKVSFASPYPGKILPIDLTEFQGKFICQKSSFLCAAKGVSVGIEFSQKLGRGLFGGEGFIMQKIEGDGIAFVHSGGTMAKKVLGHGEVLKVDTGCIIGFTKDVDYDIEFIGGIKNSIFGGEGLFYATLKGPGTVYIQSLPFSRLADRIIASAPRSGGNSRDEGSLLGGLGNLLDGDNRF, encoded by the coding sequence ATGCAGGCACACGAAATAGATTATCAGATTTTTGGAGAAGAAATGCAATATGTCGAGATAGAATTAGATCCGCAGGAAATTGTAATTGCCGAAGCCGGCAGTTTTATGATGATGGAAAACAATATTCAGATGGAAACCATATTTGGAGACGGTTCTCAACAACAAGGCTCAGGTTTGTTTGGCAAACTTTTAAGCGCGGGTAAAAGAGTCCTTACGGGCGAAAGTTTATTTATGACCGCATTTTTAAACCAAGGAAATACTAAAAGCAAAGTATCATTTGCATCGCCCTATCCTGGAAAAATCCTTCCAATTGACTTAACAGAATTTCAAGGTAAGTTTATCTGCCAGAAAAGTTCTTTTTTATGCGCTGCAAAAGGCGTTTCGGTCGGGATCGAATTCTCTCAGAAATTAGGACGAGGCTTATTTGGCGGTGAAGGCTTTATTATGCAGAAAATAGAAGGAGACGGAATAGCATTTGTACACTCTGGCGGAACAATGGCTAAAAAAGTTTTGGGTCATGGCGAAGTTCTAAAAGTAGATACGGGATGTATTATTGGTTTTACCAAAGATGTAGATTATGATATTGAATTTATTGGCGGCATCAAAAATTCTATTTTTGGAGGCGAAGGATTATTTTATGCCACATTAAAAGGTCCGGGAACGGTTTACATACAATCACTTCCTTTCTCCAGATTAGCAGACCGAATTATAGCATCGGCACCAAGATCTGGCGGAAACAGCCGTGACGAAGGAAGCCTCCTTGGCGGATTAGGAAATCTCCTGGACGGTGATAATAGATTTTAA
- a CDS encoding alpha/beta fold hydrolase, producing the protein MKTLLYKNTTISYSDSGTGNAIVLLHGFLENKKMWKDYVAFFSEKYRVITIDLLGHGESDPLGYVHEMEDNANVINEILEHLKIEKAIILGHSMGGYVGLAFAELYPQKIQKLVLLNSTSKEDSAEKKLNRTRAIKAVKQNYINFVSLAIANLFSENNRTRLAEEIEKAKIEALKTPLQGIIASLEGMKIRKDREWLLEQNRFPVLLILGKKDPVLSYEESLSQAENTSVQLVSFEDGHMSQIENKEELKPVLLQFFN; encoded by the coding sequence TTGAAAACGCTTTTATATAAAAACACCACGATTTCATACTCAGATTCAGGAACTGGAAACGCAATTGTTTTACTGCACGGCTTTTTGGAAAACAAAAAAATGTGGAAAGACTATGTTGCTTTTTTTTCAGAAAAATATCGCGTCATAACAATCGATTTATTAGGTCATGGCGAATCTGATCCATTAGGCTATGTTCATGAAATGGAAGATAATGCCAATGTTATAAACGAAATTTTAGAACATTTAAAAATAGAAAAAGCGATAATTCTTGGGCATTCAATGGGCGGATATGTTGGTTTGGCTTTCGCCGAATTGTATCCGCAGAAAATACAGAAATTGGTTTTACTAAATTCAACTTCAAAAGAAGACAGCGCCGAAAAAAAATTAAACAGAACCCGGGCCATAAAAGCTGTAAAACAAAACTATATCAACTTTGTCAGCTTAGCCATTGCTAATTTATTCAGCGAAAACAATAGAACGCGATTAGCAGAAGAAATTGAAAAGGCAAAAATAGAAGCTTTAAAAACTCCTTTGCAGGGAATTATAGCTTCATTGGAAGGAATGAAAATACGAAAAGACCGAGAGTGGCTGTTAGAACAAAACCGCTTTCCTGTTTTATTAATTTTAGGAAAAAAAGATCCTGTTTTAAGCTACGAAGAAAGTCTTTCGCAAGCAGAGAATACATCTGTACAATTAGTTTCTTTTGAAGACGGGCATATGAGCCAAATTGAAAACAAAGAAGAATTGAAGCCTGTTTTATTACAGTTCTTCAACTAA
- a CDS encoding roadblock/LC7 domain-containing protein: MVDLNTLVEETGAESGITFNIDGVLLESVNLEYDGNVAAMIGMILKMCLEMSEDVNNGDLKQVMIKNNDGIVVANKSEDDNCVALLSKDISKMGLLLRKMDTVFSN, encoded by the coding sequence ATGGTTGATTTAAATACACTTGTAGAAGAAACTGGAGCTGAGTCTGGAATTACTTTTAATATTGACGGAGTTCTATTAGAATCTGTGAATTTAGAATATGATGGAAATGTTGCCGCGATGATTGGAATGATTTTGAAAATGTGTTTGGAAATGTCTGAAGATGTTAATAATGGCGATTTAAAACAGGTGATGATTAAAAATAATGATGGTATTGTTGTTGCTAACAAAAGCGAGGATGACAATTGTGTAGCATTATTATCTAAAGATATTAGTAAAATGGGGCTTCTGCTTCGTAAAATGGATACTGTTTTCAGCAATTAA